In Methanofollis aquaemaris, the genomic window GAACAGATCTATCTTGAGGCCGTGCACCAGGCGGAGGGGTCGACATGAGCAGCATCATGACCGTGGCGCAGAAGGAGGCGAGGTTGATCCTCATGTCCAGACAGACGCTCATCTCGGCGATCATCATCGTCGCCGTCTTCTCGCTGACGATGGTTCCGACCATCCTGAGCATCGAGGGAGAGGAGGGCAACTCGATCGACCAGGCACTCTTCATGCTCCCGGTGGTCATCGGGGTCTTCCTGGGATACATCTTCACTGCCCAGGTCTTCCTGCGCGAGAAGACCGAAGGCACCATCGAGACCCTCCTCTGCACACCCATCTCACTCCGAAACCTCTGGGCGGGAAAGGTCATCGGGACCGTCGTCCCGGCTTACGCCCTCACACTTGTCGGCGTGCTGCTGATCGTGGGTACGGCCTCCACGCTCGGAGGAGAAACCGTCCTCCCCTCTCCCCCGATCATCGCCCATCTCCTGACGGTGGTGCCAGCGTTCATTGCCGCCGCCGTCGGGGGACTGGGTTTTGTCCAGCTCCTCCTCGGACTGAAAGAGAACCAGATCATCAATGTCATCATTATCTTCCTGGTGATCTTCTCCTTCTCACTCATGACAGGATTGCTGGACCCGGCATTCGGGATCGGTTGGAGTATGGTCGGCAGCCTCGCCGCCGTCGCCGCCGTACTCCTCCTCATCCTTGCCTGGGGGACGAGGTACCTGAACAAAGAGCGGATCGTGACCACCATACCGTGATGCCTGATGCAGACACGGATGCGTGAATATCGGGCCCGCCTCGGGCTCACCCAGGAGGAACTTGCCAGGCGGGTCGGGGTGCGCCGGGAGACGATCGTCTTCCTGGAGAAGGGGAAGTACAACCCTTCTCTCCGTCTGGCCTGGCGGGTCGTCCGCGAACTCGGGGCACAGATCGAAGAGGTCTTCGTCCTCGGGGAAGAGGATCTCGAGTGATGAACAGAGACGAGGTGATGGCCCGCCTACACACCCTCGCCGACCCGGCGTACCGGGAAGGGATGACGCGTTTCGGCCTTTCGGATCAGAACGCCGTCGGCGTCCGGGTTCCGGAACTGCGCAAACTTGCGAGGGAGATCAAAAAAGATCACGCCCTTGCCGTCGCACTCTGGGAGGAAAGTTCCAGGGAGGCGAAGATCCTCGCCACCCTCATCGATGATCCGGCACAGGTGACTCACGCACAGATGGAGGCCTGGGCCGGCGTGTTCGATTCCTGGGAGATCTGCGACCTGTGCTGTCAGAACCTCTTCGTCCTGACACCTCACGCCAGAAAGACGGCCGAGGCATGGATGCGGCGTGACAAAGAGTATGTGAAGAGGGCCGGATTCGTTCTGGTTGCAAAACTCGCCCGCGCCGAGAAGGACAGCGACGACGAATGGTTTCTCGCATCGTTCGATGCGATCAGGGCCGGGGCAAAAGACCCGCGCAACTTTGTGAAGAAGGCGGTGAGCTGGGCCCTCCGGGAGATCGGGAAACGGAACGAAAGATGTCGGGAGGAGGCGATCGCCCTGGCGGAGGAACTCGCGGCATCCAACGACCCGACCCAACGATGGATCGGAAAAGACACCCTCCGCGATCTCAACTGAGACCGAGAGCATACACCGCCGCACCAAGGAGAGGGGCGCGGCCCTCAAGAGGGCTGACCACAATCTCAGGGGTCGGGAGGTAGCGGTCGAGATGCGGGCACATGTGCCTGATGAGAAGGGCACCGTGGGCCCGCGCGATCGGGCCGTCCAGGACGATCACCTCAGGCGAATAGGCGACGATGATGTCGGAGAATGCCCGCGCACTGATCGCTCCGAGGGCGTCCATGAACGCACCGGCCAGAGAGTCGCCCCGCGCCGCCGCGCCCAGGATCCCTCGACTGGACGAGGCATCAAATGAAGAGGCCGGGAGATTGTTTTTCGCCAGCCATGCCGCAAAAAATCGGGGCATCCCGGTCCCGGATGCGTAGGCCTCCCAGTGGCCGGCGTGGCCGCAACCGCAGGAGAGGGCATACTCTGAGTCCACAAAGAGATGGCCCACCTCCCCGGCATTCCCGTCCCTGCCCTGGAGGAGTCGGCCGCCGACCACCGCTCCCCCACCGATCCCGGTCGAGAGTGTCAGGTACACCAGGTTGTCCACACCCTGTCCGGCTCCAAGCCACCGCTCGCCTAGGGCCCCGGCCCGGCAGTCGTTGAGAAGCCTGACCGGCAGACCGAACCGTTCAAAGAGCGGTGCGACAAGGGGGACTTCCTCAAAAGCCATGTTCGGCGAGCAGACGACCCGACCGGATGTCAGGTCGAGGGGACCGGCCGAGGCCACCCCGATCCCTGCAGCGCGGGACCAGCCAGGGATCGAGGCGATCGCATCTCCGACCGCCCGGGCCACCACCTCGCCCGATGCCCCCTCTCTCGGAGTGTCTCCTCGTACAAAATCCCTCACACAACCCTCAGACGTGACAAGGGCCGTACGGTAATGAGTCGCCCCGATGTCCACAGCGATGACGGAACCCTCTCCCATCCATCAGACCTTGCACCGCAGAGCATATCAGGGCATTTGTCCTTCCAGAAGGACCGTGACCGACCGCCTCACCTGAGGGAGGAGCGCGTCGCGGTTCTCCCGGGTAACCACAAAAATCTCCATGTCAGGTCTGGCCTTCACTTCCTCGACGAAGGGATCGCCGCGCAGCGCAGCCGTCGCTACGACCGGCATGGGGCCGTCGAGGAGATCGGTTACCAGTTCTCGAAAGTGCTCAGAGAGACATTCCATCCTCCCGATCTCATCGATCACCACAAGACCGGCCTCTGGTCGGTCAAAGGGCGTCGTCTCCAGGAAAGCCTCGAACGCCTGGAGATCGACACCATACCGCCCGACGCGGTGATGACTGATCGAGTGGACATGCGCAAAGAGCGCCCTGCGGCCGTCAAAACCGACCAGTTCAAACCCGGTCCGCTCACCCTGATCCCGTATCTCCTGGGTGTAAAAACCCACAACCCCGGGGAGACCGCGGACCGCCCGCCGAACCAGTGTCGTCTTCCCCGCCGCCGGTGCTCCGGTTACCAGCAAATTTTTCATCATATCACCTCCGTATGCCCCGTAAAAATTCCAGGATCAATCGATCACGCCTCCTCTTTTCTTCGGACCGTCATCTCGCAATGGGTGTCCCCCATACACCTGGCACGGACAAAACGCAGGGTATAAGCCGGGTTGAGGGACTCGACCGCCGCAAGAGAGAAGGGCAGGCACCACGAGAACCCGGTCTCCTCTCCGGCCCCCGCCTCACGCAACGTCCCCTGATGAGGACAGCCCTTCATGATGAGTGTCGCCGACGCCTCTGAGGTGCCGAGGATTGAGATCCTGAATTCAGGACCGAAGATCACGGCCGTACCGGCCTGCAAAGCCTCACAGATCTCCTCTGCCGATCCGGTCGGGAAACCGAAGGTTCCAGCGATCGTCTTCACCTCCTGTCCCAGAGTGTACCAGACCATCTGCTCGCGCTCCCCGGGATCCTCTCTCTCATCCCTGAGGGCGCGGGCATACAGGGCCGGCAGGAGAGAGGCCGCCCGGGCTGCAAACCGCCACCGCACCAGAGGCCGGATCTCCTCGATCAGGTCGCGCCCCACCGCCACCATCTCCGACAGCCGACGGCCCTCTCAGCGCCTCGGCTCGATCTGCACCTCGCACCGCCGGTCGCCAACACAGATCCCGCTCCTGTACGTGACTCCATACTCGGGGTTGAGTGAGGACACCGCTGTAGCGGTGTATGCACGGCAGGCCGGACAGAGTGAGTTCGTCTCTTCACCGACCTCACGGGCCCTGGAGACCATCGGGCATGCCGTCGTATACAATGCTGCACAGTCTCGACCCTCTGCAACCTTCACCTCTCCCTGGAGCTCCGGGCCGAGGAGGAGCACCGAAAGAGTCCCGAATGCGCGGGCAACATCCCCTGCATCCCTGAGGGGGAAGTTGAAGGCACGCGCCAGCCCGGCCTGACTCTTTCCGATCTCCTCCCAGACCTCCTCGTCCAGGTCTTCAAAGCCACTCCCAAACCGCCCCCTTATCGCCCGGCCATATGCGATCGGGATCGCTGTCGTTGCCCGAGTGGCAAGACTCCAGCGAACCTCGGCCGGGATCTGGTTCATTTCAACCATGGCTCACACCTCCGCACCGCCACCCATCAGCGGTGCAACAGAGACATCTCGCACCTGATATAAATATTACCGGAAAACAAAAGGAGCATATCATATCGGCCCTGAGATCCTCTTCGAGGCCTCATCAACATTTTCCTGTTCAGTAGTTCCTGTTCGACCACCGGTTACCCGACCACCCCGGTCGGGACGGGGGGACAGGTATATATACTGGCTGTCGGGAATCCCCACAGAACACATAAACCGGGGGAGACGTGAAATATGCGTACCATACCAGATTGGGCAGGCATCGCCATGATCGCCCTGCTCTGTTCAAGTGTCCTTGTTGTCTCGGGAGTGGTGCCCTTTCTCAGGCCGGCCGCAGTATATCCTTCCATCACGCCGGTGGCCGGAAGTGACGACCTTGATCCCGCTGAATTCGTATTCCCATTCGAAAAAGAACAATACCGCCTGCAGATGCCGGTAGACGCTGCCGTGTATGGCGGGGCAAGGGGGGGGGCAAAAAACGCCATTCTGTACGAAGATCTTGCAGATGAAATATGGATGGCCGATTACTACCGGGCCTTTCTTGAAGATCCCCATCAGGAAGACCTGTACACCGGTCTACTCAGGGCCTTCGAAGAAGTTCGAAACAAAAAAAACCTCGACTCCGATCGCTATCTTGAGATGATCACGGCGTTCGTGCAGGCAATCCCATACCAGGTCCATCCTCCCGACACCCCCCCCAAGTTCCCGGTGGAGACCGTCGCCGAACGGAAAGGGGACTGTGACGATAAAAGTCTCCTGCTCGCAGCCCTCCTTTCCAGAGAGGGCTATGACGTCGCGCTCTTTAATTTCGTGGACGACGGACACATGGCGGTAGGCGTTGCGAGTGACGGGAATACCTTTTGCCAGACCGGATACGCCTATATCGAGACAACCGACTCAGGTTTCGTCGGGTCTGTCCCTGACAACCTCGCAGGCGGGGTGACCCTCAACGAGGAACCCCAGGTGATCAGGATCGGGAACGGGACCATCAGATATACGAGCGGTGCCGAGACCGCCTACATCATCTCACGAGAAAAGGAGGCGAAAGAGGCTGCAGGCACGATCAACGAGAATATCGCCCACTATTCAGAGGCGCTCAGAACATCTGAAGAGAGACTCAGAGAAGAAAAAACCTCGATAATAACTCTGCTCGACATGGGAGATACTGCAGGCTACAATGCGGAAGTAATACCATTCAACAGGGACGTGAGAACCTACAATCAGAATCTCACCACCTACCAGAGCAAGGTGGAGCAGTACGACCGGATCGCAGGCATCTACAACTATATCCTCGAGCACCGCCATGACCGGGCCGGTACCTACCGGTGGCTTCTCGACCACCCGCTTCCGGCATAAATCGGTTCCCGGCTCTGTGCCCGGGCCTTCCAGATTACCCTGGAAATCTGGTTCCTGCGCTGGACCGCCGGGTAATCCTTTGCCCGCTGTGCGAGTGCAGAGAAGGTCATGTCTTCCATGATCATGCTGGGGGCGTGGGGGTATATGACTCTGGACCGGGCGGGGGGTGAAAGTGTCGTGCAGACGCGACAACGGTATTTATCCCCGGCGCGTGATATACTCTGAAGAGATACCCATGCTCAAAATCGAGAACCTGAAGGTCAAAATCGGGGACCGTGAGGTCCTCCATGGGATCGATCTTCAGATCAATGACGGGGAGACCCATGTCCTCATGGGACCGAATGGCTCCGGGAAGAGCACCCTTCTCATGACCATCATGGGGTTTGGCAACTATGAGATCACCGATGGGCGGATCATCTACAATGGCAGGGACATCACCCACATGCCCATTCATGACCGGGCGAAAATGGGTATTGGCATGCTATTCCAGCGCCCGCCAACCATATCGGGCCTGAAACTCGGCAAGCTCCTTTCGGCCGTCTCAGGCGGAAAGACCGGCGACATCCCGGCTTTCGCCAGGACGGTGAATATGGAGAACTTTCTTGAGCGCGACATCAACAAAGGGTTTTCAGGCGGTGAGATCAAGCGGAGCGAAGTGTTGCAGTTGATGGTGCAACGGCCTGACTTCGTGATGATCGACGAACCCGAGAGCGGGGTCGACCTGGAGAATATCGCACTGATGGGCAACTCGATCGCCCAGCTCCTCCAGAAAGACCAGCATATCGTGAACCGTCAGAAGAGCGGATTGATCATCACGCACACCGGCCATATCCTCAACTACATCGAGGCCGACTTCGGTCATGTGATGATCGACGGGCAGATCAGGTGTCACGGGAACCCGCGTGAGATCCTGAGTGTAATCAAGGAAAAAGGCTACAAGGAGTGCCTCGCATGCCAGCAGATATGAACGAGTTTTTCAGACTGCCCGAGTCAGAGCGGGAGCGGCTCACCGAGACCGGTCTTGAGGTCGGGCTTGAGAACCGGTGCGGGAGCTTCTTCCAGATGGACCAGGAGATCGTCCAGACCACCTGCTCCAGCGAAGGGGTCGAGGTCCTTGCCCTCCAGGATGCCCTTGATCGCTACGACTGGATGGAAGAGCGGTACTGGAACGCGGTCAAGAAGGACAAGGACAAATACACGAAGTACGTGGCAAAGCAGGAGAAACCCCGGGGCGTCGTCGTCATCGCCCACAAGGGAACCCGGACCGTCTACCCGGTCCAGGCCTGCCTGTACCTCTCTGCCGAACCGGTCCAGACCGTGCACAACATCATGATCGCCGAAGAAGGCGCCGAACTCCATGTCATCTCCGGGTGCGCGAGTGCCGCCGGGGCCAAAAGCGGCTCGCATCTCGGCATCACCGAGTTCTATGTCGGGAAAGACGCCCAGATCACCTCGACGATGATCCACAACTGGAACCCGCACATCTCGGTCTACCCGAGGAGCGCAGCAGTCGTCGAAGAGAACGGGGTCTTCCTCTCCAACTACATCTGCATGCAGCCGGTGTCACGGGTCCAGATGTACCCCGAAGCGCGGCTTGCTGAGAACGCCACCGCCAGATTCTCTTCCATCGTCGTCGCCCACCCGGGTTCGCACCTCGACCTCGGTTCACGCGCCATCCTCCAGGGCAAGGGGAGCAGTGCCGAACTGCTCACCAGGGCGATCACCAGGGGCGGGACCGTCATCTCCCGCGGCCATGTGCAGGGCACGACCGAGGAGACGAAAGGGCACATTGAGTGCCGGGGACTGATCCTGGAAGACGGGATCATCCATGCCATCCCCGAGATCGAGGGGCAGGTCACCGGCACCGAACTCACCCACGAGGCGGCGGTCGGCAAGATCGCAAAGGACGAGATCGAGTACCTGATGGCCCGCGGTCTCTCCGAAGAAGAGGCGACGGCGACGATCATCCGCGGCTTCCTCGACGTCAAGATCGAGGGACTGCCGCCGGTGCTCCAGCAGCAGATCGACGCCGCGATCGACGCCGCAGAATCGGGGTTCTGAGGGG contains:
- a CDS encoding ABC transporter permease subunit, which codes for MSSIMTVAQKEARLILMSRQTLISAIIIVAVFSLTMVPTILSIEGEEGNSIDQALFMLPVVIGVFLGYIFTAQVFLREKTEGTIETLLCTPISLRNLWAGKVIGTVVPAYALTLVGVLLIVGTASTLGGETVLPSPPIIAHLLTVVPAFIAAAVGGLGFVQLLLGLKENQIINVIIIFLVIFSFSLMTGLLDPAFGIGWSMVGSLAAVAAVLLLILAWGTRYLNKERIVTTIP
- a CDS encoding helix-turn-helix transcriptional regulator encodes the protein MQTRMREYRARLGLTQEELARRVGVRRETIVFLEKGKYNPSLRLAWRVVRELGAQIEEVFVLGEEDLE
- a CDS encoding DNA alkylation repair protein; its protein translation is MNRDEVMARLHTLADPAYREGMTRFGLSDQNAVGVRVPELRKLAREIKKDHALAVALWEESSREAKILATLIDDPAQVTHAQMEAWAGVFDSWEICDLCCQNLFVLTPHARKTAEAWMRRDKEYVKRAGFVLVAKLARAEKDSDDEWFLASFDAIRAGAKDPRNFVKKAVSWALREIGKRNERCREEAIALAEELAASNDPTQRWIGKDTLRDLN
- a CDS encoding ROK family protein, which codes for MGEGSVIAVDIGATHYRTALVTSEGCVRDFVRGDTPREGASGEVVARAVGDAIASIPGWSRAAGIGVASAGPLDLTSGRVVCSPNMAFEEVPLVAPLFERFGLPVRLLNDCRAGALGERWLGAGQGVDNLVYLTLSTGIGGGAVVGGRLLQGRDGNAGEVGHLFVDSEYALSCGCGHAGHWEAYASGTGMPRFFAAWLAKNNLPASSFDASSSRGILGAAARGDSLAGAFMDALGAISARAFSDIIVAYSPEVIVLDGPIARAHGALLIRHMCPHLDRYLPTPEIVVSPLEGRAPLLGAAVYALGLS
- a CDS encoding nucleoside-triphosphatase; protein product: MKNLLVTGAPAAGKTTLVRRAVRGLPGVVGFYTQEIRDQGERTGFELVGFDGRRALFAHVHSISHHRVGRYGVDLQAFEAFLETTPFDRPEAGLVVIDEIGRMECLSEHFRELVTDLLDGPMPVVATAALRGDPFVEEVKARPDMEIFVVTRENRDALLPQVRRSVTVLLEGQMP
- a CDS encoding ABC transporter ATP-binding protein, with translation MLKIENLKVKIGDREVLHGIDLQINDGETHVLMGPNGSGKSTLLMTIMGFGNYEITDGRIIYNGRDITHMPIHDRAKMGIGMLFQRPPTISGLKLGKLLSAVSGGKTGDIPAFARTVNMENFLERDINKGFSGGEIKRSEVLQLMVQRPDFVMIDEPESGVDLENIALMGNSIAQLLQKDQHIVNRQKSGLIITHTGHILNYIEADFGHVMIDGQIRCHGNPREILSVIKEKGYKECLACQQI
- a CDS encoding SufD family Fe-S cluster assembly protein, with product MPADMNEFFRLPESERERLTETGLEVGLENRCGSFFQMDQEIVQTTCSSEGVEVLALQDALDRYDWMEERYWNAVKKDKDKYTKYVAKQEKPRGVVVIAHKGTRTVYPVQACLYLSAEPVQTVHNIMIAEEGAELHVISGCASAAGAKSGSHLGITEFYVGKDAQITSTMIHNWNPHISVYPRSAAVVEENGVFLSNYICMQPVSRVQMYPEARLAENATARFSSIVVAHPGSHLDLGSRAILQGKGSSAELLTRAITRGGTVISRGHVQGTTEETKGHIECRGLILEDGIIHAIPEIEGQVTGTELTHEAAVGKIAKDEIEYLMARGLSEEEATATIIRGFLDVKIEGLPPVLQQQIDAAIDAAESGF